From the Butyrivibrio fibrisolvens genome, one window contains:
- the galE gene encoding UDP-glucose 4-epimerase GalE yields MTILVTGGTGYIGSHTVVELQNAGYDVVVMDNLCNSSMKVLDRIEAITGKKVPFYEADIRNREDLEKIFSNEKIDAVIHFAGLKAVGESVQKPWEYYENNISGTLTLLDEMRKHNVKNIIFSSSATVYGNPAIIPITEECPKGVCTNPYGWTKHMLEQILTDIQKADNEWNVVLLRYFNPIGAHKSGTMGENPNGIPNNLMPYITQVAVGKLDHLNVFGDDYDTPDGTGVRDYIHVVDLAKGHVKALKKLEPGTGLSLYNLGTGVGYSVLDIVKNFEEANGVKIPYVIAPRRAGDIATCYSDASKAEKELGWKAENGIREMCEDSWRWQKNNPNGYED; encoded by the coding sequence ATGACAATTTTAGTAACAGGTGGAACAGGTTATATCGGAAGCCATACAGTAGTTGAACTGCAGAACGCCGGATATGATGTAGTAGTTATGGACAACCTCTGTAACTCATCAATGAAGGTTCTTGACAGAATTGAAGCTATCACAGGCAAGAAAGTTCCTTTCTATGAAGCAGATATCAGAAACCGTGAGGATCTTGAGAAGATCTTTTCAAATGAGAAGATCGATGCAGTTATCCATTTCGCAGGACTTAAGGCAGTTGGCGAGTCTGTTCAGAAGCCTTGGGAATATTATGAAAACAACATCTCAGGAACATTGACTCTTCTTGATGAGATGAGGAAGCATAATGTAAAGAACATCATCTTCTCTTCATCTGCAACAGTTTATGGCAATCCTGCCATCATCCCGATCACAGAAGAGTGCCCTAAGGGAGTATGCACCAATCCTTACGGCTGGACCAAGCATATGCTTGAGCAGATCCTTACAGATATCCAGAAGGCAGATAATGAGTGGAATGTAGTACTTCTTAGATACTTCAATCCTATCGGAGCTCACAAGTCAGGAACTATGGGAGAGAACCCTAACGGTATTCCTAATAACCTTATGCCTTATATCACACAGGTTGCAGTTGGTAAGCTTGATCACCTTAATGTATTTGGTGATGATTATGATACACCGGACGGAACAGGTGTTCGTGACTATATCCATGTAGTAGATCTTGCTAAGGGACATGTTAAGGCTCTTAAGAAGCTTGAACCCGGCACAGGACTTTCACTTTACAACCTTGGAACAGGCGTAGGTTACAGCGTTCTTGATATCGTCAAGAACTTCGAAGAAGCTAACGGCGTCAAGATCCCATACGTGATCGCTCCCAGAAGAGCCGGAGATATCGCAACCTGCTATTCAGATGCAAGCAAGGCTGAGAAGGAACTTGGCTGGAAGGCTGAGAATGGTATCCGCGAGATGTGCGAAGATTCCTGGAGATGGCAGAAGAATAATCCTAACGGATACGAAGACTAA
- a CDS encoding S1C family serine protease, which translates to MNNTQNPNNNGLNAAGTGTPGAPLQGTYQYTGNAGYNNYNPAGANNQGGTPPKKKKKKGKKILAAFLVIAMIAGLGCGGVYVAKKKDISISDLLKSKDKEDTATTQTTEDTKDQQEEQLVVATDVSSLVEKVMPSIVVIENRYTVNLEDYGYEEGEALNGGSGSGVIIGQNDEELLIVTNYHVVEGADDLTVQFVNGTNKSAFIKGTNSGMDLAVIAVPLTEVDDATMNAISFATMGDSDDLKLGEPAIAIGNALGMGQSVTVGVISALNRRLPNEDGSEGLFIQTDASINHGNSGGALLNVKGELIGINSRKVVADEAEGMGYAIPISVAKPIIEDLMDSSTKYKASKENRGYLGVTAYTPTGVEGAYISSIESGSAAEAAGLEVGDVIIKVEDAKIASRGDLDANLAYYEAGQTITITVLRKGDNGYTEVEVQVTLKEQKASKSGSSSDKDSSSKKESSDDKGSDDYEDGGDYEDGGQEGGSDSEGSGDEDGGDDGDDFGF; encoded by the coding sequence ATGAATAACACACAAAATCCTAATAATAACGGATTGAATGCAGCCGGCACCGGTACGCCTGGCGCTCCTTTGCAGGGCACATACCAGTATACAGGTAATGCAGGATACAATAATTACAATCCTGCAGGTGCTAATAATCAGGGAGGCACTCCTCCTAAGAAGAAAAAGAAAAAAGGAAAGAAGATCCTTGCTGCGTTTCTTGTAATTGCCATGATAGCAGGACTTGGATGCGGCGGTGTATATGTAGCCAAGAAGAAGGATATCTCAATTAGTGATCTTCTTAAATCCAAGGACAAAGAAGATACAGCTACAACTCAGACAACAGAAGATACCAAGGATCAGCAGGAAGAGCAGCTTGTAGTAGCAACTGATGTATCAAGTCTTGTTGAGAAGGTAATGCCTTCTATAGTAGTTATCGAGAATAGATATACTGTCAACCTGGAAGACTATGGCTATGAAGAGGGAGAAGCTCTTAACGGAGGATCAGGTTCCGGTGTTATAATCGGACAGAATGACGAAGAGCTTCTTATCGTTACTAATTATCACGTTGTAGAAGGTGCTGACGATCTTACTGTACAGTTTGTTAATGGTACCAACAAATCAGCTTTTATCAAGGGAACTAATTCAGGAATGGACCTTGCAGTTATAGCAGTACCTCTTACAGAAGTAGATGATGCTACTATGAATGCTATAAGTTTTGCTACAATGGGCGATTCAGACGATCTTAAACTTGGAGAGCCTGCCATAGCTATCGGTAATGCTCTTGGTATGGGTCAGTCAGTGACAGTTGGTGTTATCAGTGCTTTGAACAGACGACTTCCCAATGAAGACGGATCAGAGGGATTGTTCATTCAGACAGATGCGTCCATCAACCATGGTAACTCCGGTGGAGCACTTCTTAATGTCAAAGGTGAACTTATAGGAATCAATTCAAGAAAAGTGGTAGCAGATGAAGCAGAAGGTATGGGATATGCTATTCCGATATCTGTTGCAAAACCTATAATTGAAGATCTTATGGATTCTTCTACAAAGTATAAGGCATCTAAGGAGAACAGAGGATATCTTGGAGTTACAGCTTATACACCTACAGGAGTAGAAGGAGCTTATATATCATCTATAGAAAGTGGTAGCGCTGCCGAAGCTGCAGGCCTTGAAGTCGGAGATGTTATCATTAAGGTAGAAGATGCTAAGATAGCTTCAAGAGGAGATCTTGATGCAAACCTTGCTTATTATGAAGCAGGTCAGACTATTACTATCACAGTTCTTAGAAAAGGTGATAACGGATATACTGAAGTTGAAGTACAGGTAACACTCAAGGAGCAGAAGGCCTCTAAGTCAGGAAGCTCAAGTGATAAGGATTCATCTTCTAAGAAAGAATCTAGTGATGATAAAGGTTCAGACGACTATGAAGATGGCGGCGACTACGAAGACGGAGGCCAGGAAGGCGGATCTGATTCTGAGGGAAGCGGAGATGAAGACGGCGGAGATGACGGAGACGACTTCGGATTCTAA
- a CDS encoding ABC transporter ATP-binding protein — protein sequence MARNKIEQDEELDSGFDINQLKRLAGYVGTYKKDLTIAVIIMVISSAISMLIPLFMKNVMDVISATVYDKVYTPDKAVQLIIINALAALLVGITCAVIMKYKIILTSRVGQGVIYNLRRELFVHLQKLPFSYYDDKPHGKIQVRVVNYVNNLSDLLSNGIVNTITDMFSLVFILIFMLYLNVRFTLVCLCGLPVLTVIILFVKNRQRRAWQIQSNKQSNLNAYIAESINGIRVTQSFVREDTNTVLFNRLNKDARSAWMNAVKYNFILSPVIENITVITTSVIYVLGIGWLTHGETAITVGLLTAFVGYVSRFWQPIMTLANFYNSLLTAISYLERIFETIDSPITVKDKEGATTMPEIKGDVEFKNVCFAYDDGVEILHDVSFKVGAGESYAIVGPTGAGKSTIVNLISRFYNVGSGKILVDGIDINDVTIKSLRQQMGVMMQDSFIFSGTIMDNIRYGNMEATDEEVIAAAKTVCAHDFIINLENGYYTQVNERGSRLSAGQRQLISFARAVLADPKILILDEATSSIDTETEILLQKGLQQMLKGRTSFIIAHRLSTIKNATCIMYVDDGKIQEKGSHDELLKIPNGYYHNLYDSQYAFLQA from the coding sequence CAAGCGCCATATCCATGCTCATTCCTCTTTTTATGAAAAATGTCATGGATGTTATATCTGCGACAGTGTATGACAAGGTATATACTCCTGATAAGGCTGTGCAGCTTATCATCATCAATGCTCTGGCAGCACTTCTTGTAGGTATAACCTGTGCAGTCATCATGAAATACAAGATAATACTTACATCCCGAGTAGGTCAGGGAGTTATATATAACCTTAGAAGAGAGCTGTTCGTACATCTTCAGAAGCTCCCCTTCTCCTACTACGATGACAAGCCCCATGGCAAGATTCAGGTTAGAGTTGTTAACTATGTCAACAATTTAAGTGACCTTCTGTCCAATGGTATCGTTAATACCATCACAGATATGTTCTCACTGGTATTCATACTCATATTCATGCTCTATCTGAATGTAAGATTCACACTTGTATGTCTGTGCGGTCTTCCTGTACTCACTGTTATCATCCTTTTTGTCAAAAACAGACAAAGAAGGGCCTGGCAGATACAGAGCAACAAGCAGTCCAATCTTAACGCTTACATAGCTGAAAGTATCAACGGTATAAGGGTCACTCAGTCTTTTGTCAGAGAGGACACCAATACAGTCCTTTTCAACAGACTTAATAAGGATGCAAGAAGTGCATGGATGAATGCCGTCAAGTACAACTTCATCCTAAGCCCTGTAATTGAGAATATCACTGTTATCACAACTTCTGTAATATATGTACTGGGTATAGGTTGGCTTACTCACGGCGAGACCGCGATCACAGTAGGTCTTCTGACTGCCTTCGTAGGCTATGTATCAAGATTCTGGCAGCCTATTATGACACTTGCTAACTTCTACAACTCGCTTCTGACTGCTATATCATACCTTGAGCGTATCTTCGAGACTATTGATTCTCCTATTACGGTCAAGGACAAAGAAGGTGCAACCACAATGCCTGAGATAAAGGGCGATGTAGAGTTCAAGAATGTATGCTTTGCCTACGACGACGGAGTTGAAATCCTGCACGACGTAAGCTTTAAAGTAGGTGCAGGCGAGTCCTATGCCATAGTCGGTCCTACAGGCGCCGGTAAGTCTACTATCGTAAATCTTATCAGCAGATTCTATAACGTAGGAAGTGGCAAGATACTTGTAGATGGTATAGATATAAATGATGTCACTATAAAGTCCTTAAGACAGCAGATGGGCGTTATGATGCAGGACAGCTTCATATTCTCCGGAACTATTATGGACAATATCCGCTATGGCAATATGGAAGCTACTGATGAAGAAGTTATAGCTGCAGCCAAGACTGTATGTGCTCATGATTTTATCATAAATCTTGAAAACGGCTATTATACGCAGGTCAACGAAAGAGGAAGCCGCTTATCAGCAGGTCAGCGACAGCTAATCTCCTTTGCAAGAGCAGTTCTTGCTGATCCTAAGATCCTGATACTTGATGAAGCTACGTCAAGTATCGATACAGAGACAGAGATACTTCTTCAAAAGGGTCTGCAGCAGATGCTTAAGGGCAGAACCTCCTTCATCATCGCTCACAGACTCAGTACTATCAAAAATGCTACCTGCATCATGTATGTAGACGATGGAAAGATTCAGGAGAAAGGTTCTCATGATGAGCTTCTAAAGATTCCAAACGGCTACTATCACAACCTGTATGACAGCCAGTACGCTTTCCTTCAGGCATAA